The Watersipora subatra chromosome 1, tzWatSuba1.1, whole genome shotgun sequence genome has a window encoding:
- the LOC137396128 gene encoding calcium-independent phospholipase A2-gamma-like, which translates to MAVAGRLTRALNPRWIASKSMETSSGEAIEQMQDRDTAISHLAADNSCAENSATFTSPSISKLGSLVKASVSNLSRQMLSTHVVRSSKRSDSQEHSISSGQSLADAMTECHTSINQYYGLAHQPTVTLSNEAPAKVKTDRKQATIASKQARIVEAKRNRLSMADTERKMQSLTVNALAPDISLVSRATRLAELCNHVKRNPSARLFAIDQRVVPFLLSLRAETERQRERRLADTKKLNGIINETLSVLGHAPRLSSKGIKILTIDGGGTKGLVAIETLKQLEIICRAPIHTLFDYICGVSTGGLLAVLVGSMKLPLDRCEEVYKDCSQKIFTRGTLAGTANLIAKHSYYDMAIWEGILRDELGTETSMLSTVKDRSLPRVGLVSTVVSDMPYNYVFRNYNHSVDSSSQYPGSCNVKVWEAIRASSAAPGYFEEFKIGRHIHQDGGVLNNNPTAIALHEAKAIWSEERLQCIVSVGNGRYEPGSVDMAQDMSSLRHKVGTIIHSATNTEGVHTVLNDLLPADTYYRFNPYMSEEFLLNEIQEERLQQMQFETQQYLRRNASKLNRAGQQLSASRSVQQRLGDWTADSYSTLASHLPSLA; encoded by the exons ATGGCCGTAGCAGGACGACTCACAAGAGCTTTGAATCCGAGATGGATAGCATCTAAATCAATGGAAACAAGTTCAGGTGAAGCAATAGAACAGATGCAAGACAGGGACACCGCCATTAGTCACCTCGCAGCAGACAATTCTTGTGCAGAAAATTCTGCAACCTTTACTTCACCTTCAATTAGTAAATTAGGGAGCTTAGTGAAGGCATCAGTTTCTAACTTGAGTCGGCAAATGCTCTCAACCCATGTCGTGCGATCAAGTAAACGATCAGATAGCCAAGAGCATAGTATTTCTTCTGGACAGTCGTTGGCAGATGCTATGACAGAATGCCACACAAGTATTAACCAGTATTACGGGCTTGCCCATCAACCTACAGTAACTCTCTCAAATGAGGCGCCAGCTAAGGTAAAGACTGATCGAAAGCAGGCTACGATAGCCAGTAAACAGGCCAGAATTGTAGAGGCCAAACGTAACAGGCTCTCTATGGCTGATACAGAAAGGAAAATGCAATCACTCACAGTCAATGCATTAGCTCCGGATATTAGCCTTGTATCCCGGGCTACTCGACTTGCGGAACTGTGCAACCATGTGAAGAGAAATCCGTCTGCTCGGCTTTTTGCAATTGAT CAAAGAGTTGTCCCCTTTCTACTCTCACTGAGAGCGGAGACTGAGAGACAAAGGGAGAGAAGGTTGGCAGATACAAAGAAGTTAAATGGTATCATAAATGAGACGCTGTCTGTATTAGGACATGCCCCACGTCTCAGCTCCAAAGGCATAAAGATACTCACAATAGATGGAGGTGGCACTAA GGGTCTGGTGGCCATAGAAACTCTCAAGCAGCTGGAAATCATATGCAGGGCTCCAATACATACCCTGTTTGACTATATATGTGGGGTGAGCACCGGGGGACTCCTAGCAGTTCTTGTTGGTTCTATGAAACTACCTCTGGACAG ATGTGAGGAAGTATATAAAGACTGCAGTCAGAAGATATTTACTAGAGGCACGCTGGCTGGCACGGCAAATCTTATAGCAAAACATTCTTACTATGATATGGCTATCTGGGAAGGCATACTAAG GGATGAACTTGGAACAGAGACATCTATGCTTTCTACGGTCAAAGATCGCAGTTTGCCCCGTGTTGGACTCGTGTCAACGGTTGTATCTGACATGCCTTACAATTATGTTTTCCGCAACTACAATCACAGCGTTGATTCCAGCTCGCAATACCCTGGTTCGTGCAATGTAAAAGTATGGGAGGCCATCAGGGCGTCATCAGCTGCCCCAGGTTATTTTGAGGAGTTTAAGATAGGCCGTCACATACATCAG GATGGAGGAGTACTCAACAACAACCCAACTGCAATAGCATTGCATGAAGCTAAGGCTATCTGGTCTGAAGAACGACTCCAGTGTATAGTGTCTGTGGGCAATGGAAGATATGAACCTGGTTCTGTCGATATGGCACAAGATATGAGCAGTCTGAGACACAAAGTGGGCACTATCATACACAGTGCTACTAACACAGAAG GTGTGCATACAGTTCTAAATGACTTGCTGCCTGCTGACACATACTATCGGTTCAACCCGTACATGTCAGAAGAATTTTTGCTAAATGAGATTCAAGAGGAACGACTGCAGCAAATGCAGTTTGAGACACAGCAGTATCTGCGGCGAAACGCCAGCAAGTTGAACCGAGCCGGTCAGCAATTGAGTGCATCTCGGTCTGTCCAGCAAAGACTTGGTGATTGGACAGCTGATTCATATTCAACCCTTGCGAGTCATCTTCCCTCGCTGGCTTGA